In Thermodesulforhabdus norvegica, a single window of DNA contains:
- a CDS encoding protein phosphatase CheZ, protein MTDEKKMLEELADKIIERMGPSMRQTLSQIVQDEVVKALRKALYDSAFYKNLSEDAVSGIEKIYSTISSVKKDMNIEGIIGDAFQSIEKSESILDSVLKITEDAALQIMDIIEEMQDIIGEARENLLADNMQEILDSINRKLLDIMTLLSFQDLAGQKIKKLIQVLKNIEGIAFELYIQTEAIRKARDLGEEIDYEELRERVRRQMLKEKPQVEVVDQYAVDALIESIAGS, encoded by the coding sequence ATGACCGATGAGAAAAAAATGCTGGAAGAACTTGCAGACAAGATTATCGAACGAATGGGACCGTCAATGCGTCAGACCTTAAGCCAGATCGTTCAGGACGAAGTGGTGAAAGCTTTAAGAAAAGCGCTTTATGACAGTGCTTTTTACAAGAATTTAAGTGAAGATGCCGTTAGCGGAATAGAGAAAATCTATTCAACCATAAGTTCGGTAAAAAAGGATATGAACATTGAAGGCATAATAGGTGACGCCTTTCAGAGCATTGAGAAATCCGAATCCATTCTCGATAGTGTTCTCAAAATAACCGAGGATGCCGCCCTTCAGATCATGGACATCATAGAAGAGATGCAGGATATTATCGGCGAAGCCAGGGAAAACCTTCTTGCCGACAACATGCAGGAAATACTGGACAGCATTAATCGGAAGCTGCTGGATATAATGACCCTGCTGAGCTTTCAGGATCTTGCAGGTCAAAAAATTAAAAAATTGATACAGGTTCTTAAAAATATCGAAGGAATCGCCTTTGAACTGTACATTCAAACAGAAGCGATAAGAAAAGCCAGAGATCTGGGTGAAGAGATTGATTACGAAGAACTTCGCGAAAGGGTCCGCCGACAAATGTTAAAGGAAAAACCTCAGGTTGAAGTTGTGGATCAATACGCCGTTGATGCCCTCATAGAATCCATAGCCGGATCGTGA
- a CDS encoding response regulator — protein MDLKASGGIIGGVEGRPAGEIVVVDDMKESLEMITTLLSRRGYSVRGFTDGVSALAYCKENPPDLVLLDINMPGMNGYEVCRSIKQIPTLRDVPIIFVSGLHEEGNIVAGFESGSVDYVEKPFRTNELLARVETHLKIHRMKRELEAYSHHLEFLVRQKVEELTQAYKATIFAMAKLAEYRDDATGHHLERVREYSRLLAEQLARMGHYSEVVTPRFIENIFEASPLHDIGKVAIPDSILLKPGRLTDEEMEIMKQHTVIGASALRDVLRMHPKNEFIAMGIEIAMSHHERWDGMGYPAGLAGDSIPLAARIVAVSDVYDALRSRRPYKAPLPHSNAVGIILAEKGTHFDPLVIDAFVEIQNEFERIAERLSD, from the coding sequence ATGGATTTGAAGGCTTCTGGCGGAATTATCGGAGGTGTGGAAGGCCGTCCCGCTGGGGAAATCGTGGTTGTTGATGACATGAAGGAAAGCCTTGAAATGATAACCACCCTTTTATCACGCCGGGGATACAGTGTTCGTGGATTTACCGACGGAGTTTCCGCCTTGGCTTACTGTAAAGAAAACCCGCCCGACCTGGTCCTTCTGGACATAAATATGCCGGGAATGAACGGTTATGAGGTCTGTCGAAGCATAAAGCAGATTCCCACACTCAGGGATGTGCCCATCATATTCGTAAGCGGGTTGCACGAGGAGGGGAACATCGTTGCCGGTTTTGAATCCGGCAGTGTTGATTACGTAGAAAAACCCTTTCGGACCAACGAACTCCTGGCCAGGGTGGAAACTCATTTAAAAATCCACAGGATGAAACGGGAACTGGAAGCCTACTCGCATCATCTGGAATTTCTGGTTCGGCAAAAAGTAGAGGAACTTACCCAGGCCTACAAGGCGACCATCTTTGCAATGGCAAAACTTGCCGAGTACAGGGACGATGCCACGGGGCACCATCTTGAGCGGGTTCGGGAATACTCCCGGTTGCTTGCGGAACAACTGGCCCGCATGGGACACTATAGCGAGGTGGTAACGCCCAGATTCATTGAAAACATTTTCGAAGCCAGTCCCCTCCACGACATAGGAAAGGTGGCGATACCCGACTCCATCCTTCTCAAACCGGGGCGACTCACCGATGAAGAAATGGAGATCATGAAGCAACACACCGTGATCGGGGCCTCGGCTCTGAGAGATGTTCTACGGATGCATCCGAAGAATGAGTTCATTGCGATGGGGATAGAGATCGCAATGAGCCATCATGAAAGGTGGGACGGTATGGGTTATCCCGCAGGGCTTGCGGGTGACTCAATTCCGCTTGCTGCACGCATTGTGGCCGTGTCCGATGTTTACGATGCCCTGAGATCCAGAAGACCTTACAAGGCACCGCTTCCCCATTCCAATGCTGTTGGGATTATACTGGCCGAAAAGGGCACTCACTTTGACCCCCTGGTAATTGACGCATTTGTGGAGATACAGAACGAATTTGAAAGAATAGCCGAGAGGCTTTCGGATTGA